Proteins encoded together in one Ciona intestinalis chromosome 3, KH, whole genome shotgun sequence window:
- the LOC104265579 gene encoding uncharacterized protein LOC104265579, whose product MTNVLVCCVILAIVASASSKCYEWNSLFVFNWNLLAPKWANDAMYPAGVIDRRLFNETNRLLMAKNAIIGANADVIMLQEVQNDWLEEIKLALGNTYDLAIYKEHEPIFQPSAFLRINIKQGLGNAIFFKPRRLTLLDTRDFLTTSSGNRVVFATFEMAQVNRPPITFVNSQLEKGILGIGTRLFQVNSIHQITKMIKKDLEQRFSLEFEPQVVWGGDFNTLSDMQTYARMSNLGYSNVFDVLKLPTPNNYYGSLVFPHPISYVFVPTQSVQRKLIEIAYSFVNNEGKMCALKYI is encoded by the exons ATGACAAATGTACTCGTCTGTTGCGTCATACTTGCAATTGTTGCGTCAGCGTCTTCTAAATGTTATGAATGGAACTCG CTTTTCGTATTTAACTGGAACTTGTTGGCCCCAAAGTGGGCGAACGACGCAATGTACCCAGCAGGCGTTATAGATCGACGATTGTTCAACGAAACAAACCGATTGTTGATGGCGAAGAACGCGATTATCGGCGCTAAtgctgacgtcataatgctaCAAGAG GTTCAAAACGATTGGCTTGAAGAAATAAAGCTGGCTCTTGGTAATACATATGACCTTGCTATATATAAAGAACACGAACCCATCTTTCAACCTTCGGCATTTTTACGTATCAACATAAAACAG ggCCTCGGTAACGCCATTTTCTTCAAACCACGTCGACTTACGTTGCTCGATACTCGCGACTTTCTTACGACATCTAGCGGCAACCGTGTGGTGTTCGCGACCTTCGAGATGGCCCAGGTCAACCGACCACCGATTACCTTCGTTAACAGTCAGTTGGAAAAGGGAATACTGGGGATTGGAACGAGGCTGTTTCAG gtAAACAGCATTCATCAAATTACGAAGATGATCAAGAAAGATTTAGAACAAAGATTTTCGCTTGAGTTTGAACCACAAGTAGTTTGGGGTGGAGACTTCAATACATTATCTGACATGCAAACTTATGCGAGGATGAGCAACCTTGGATATTCGAATGTGTTTGAT GTGTTAAAGCTTCCAACACCAAACAATTACTACGGCAGCTTGGTGTTCCCACACCCGATAAGCTACGTATTTGTCCCAACACAAAGCGTTCAACGTAAATTAATAGAAATAGCATATTCGTTCGTTAATAACGAAGGTAAGATGTGTgctttgaaatatatatag
- the LOC104265547 gene encoding uncharacterized protein LOC104265547 isoform X1: MEEDKGEILGNFPSFNAMNFTKFDPQSNDKKKKKISVYLSTEESKPQQVIKKDRSSILLRYLYQQLDKKKHENLKHKINTGDSQASADGNPPDDEPRRKIFKPSHSKDDVTSTSFSEKT, encoded by the exons atggaaGAA GACAAAGGAGAAATCTTGGGCAACTTCCCTTCATTCAATGCTATGAACTTTACCAAGTTTGATCCGCAGTCAAATGATAAGAAG aaAAAGAAGATTTCGGTTTACCTTTCAACAGAGGAGAGCAAACCACAGCAag TGATCAAGAAAGACCGAAGTTCGATCTTGTTAAGATATTTGTATCAACAACTTGATAAAAAA aaacacGAAAACTTGAAACACAAGATCAACACGGGGGATTCCCAAGCCAGCGCGGACGGGAATCCCCCCGATGACGAGCCGAGAAGAAAAATTTTCAAACCATCGCATTCCAaagatgacgtcacttccACGTCATTTTCGGAGAAGACATGA
- the LOC104265547 gene encoding uncharacterized protein LOC104265547 isoform X2: MEEDKGEILGNFPSFNAMNFTKFDPQSNDKKKKKISVYLSTEESKPQQVIKKDRSSILLRYLYQQLDKKVKTRKLETQDQHGGFPSQRGRESPR; the protein is encoded by the exons atggaaGAA GACAAAGGAGAAATCTTGGGCAACTTCCCTTCATTCAATGCTATGAACTTTACCAAGTTTGATCCGCAGTCAAATGATAAGAAG aaAAAGAAGATTTCGGTTTACCTTTCAACAGAGGAGAGCAAACCACAGCAag TGATCAAGAAAGACCGAAGTTCGATCTTGTTAAGATATTTGTATCAACAACTTGATAAAAAAGTGA aaacacGAAAACTTGAAACACAAGATCAACACGGGGGATTCCCAAGCCAGCGCGGACGGGAATCCCCCCGATGA
- the LOC104265580 gene encoding uncharacterized protein LOC104265580 — protein sequence MNKAVASILLLICFETSADFRSRIRRVAEHIPSSIRRCDRKLGLESGDIPDDRISVSTVINEHRYGKENARLNGDNAWVTYTAPEQWIQIDLGKTMYVSGVQTQGQIVPTHGRLLVSQYKVKYKSSPRGNVWQAVSDRGGPINFNGNTDGTRVASARFPEPVLAQIVRIVPVLWPARANRIALRLELLGCSIAADSGCGSLRSQTKPRGSISSMNYPGRYDNNANCRWQIIAPIYQVIILTFDPGFALEYGSNNCRLEYVEILDVIGNTEKSLGKFCGKNQPGTFSSTRNVMKVQFMTDHYEGDRGFRARYNFVNGSGCGGPQALTEPRGFFQSMNYPEPYSNNAHCIWDIYADVDKLIEIRFSDMQIARDIRYPGVRYRPGTSCIDDSLQIKDVENGLYIASMEHRYCDSVRPPNFISISNRVRIAFQTNEAIQAKGFFATYQVIAASGCGGPRDQITQRGLIQSKNYPEYYEPNLRCEWIIKTEPENDIQITFHDFALEEHANCTFDIVSIYDGKSDQHRLGAYCTTHNLSIGPLTAHSGVMKIVFKSDDYNQERGFNASYRVVTRTRPTSATTTAPTLPMSTTTLETTTTTITTKRTTPTLMSTTQVEPEYDITTTFVPTTKEKKIEKTEPQNPNVLPRPDHNDITKDGSSPTVTEEMGKLIIIGLASVAGLLISVILTGIILCCRQHFITTTMSAQGSFRNAQNSSNAQNLMYDYSIASTNQVEHASSHVSDSFSHQGTIRRVPSRESRIYFSIEECPNSGDAGRPSTSKETPVVKAQYKKYSSRHYHCNDDSSAVPFENEVEEEEYYDEDETYNVDSGQEDTLFRQRQRCGTIERVNDKQSAEDKMMVDNILYESADSINNKEL from the exons ATGAATAAAGCAGTGGCAAGTATTCTGTTGTTGATATGTTTCGAAACATCGGCGGACTTCCGGTCCCGGATTCGAAGGGTGGCGGAACATATCCCATCGAGTATAAGAAGATGCGACCGTAAGCTGGGGCTAGAGAGCGGGGATATACCAGATGATAGAATATCGGTGTCTACGGTGATCAATGAGCATAGGTATGGTAAAGAGAACGCTAGATTGAATGGTGATAATGCATGGGTGACGTATACAGCACCGGAGCAATGGATACAG ATCGACCTTGGGAAAACAATGTATGTAAGTGGTGTTCAAACACAAGGACAGATCGTCCCCACGCACGGAAGGTTGCTTGTATCTCAATACAAAGTGAAGTATAAGTCGAGTCCCCGTGGTAACGTGTGGCAGGCGGTGTCGGACAGAGGAGGCCCCATCAACTTTAATGGTAACACGGACGGGACAAGAGTTGCGAGCGCGCGTTTTCCTGAACCAGTACTCGCCCAG atCGTCCGCATCGTACCAGTATTATGGCCTGCGAGAGCGAACAGGATTGCTCTACGTCTTGAACTGCTTGGTTGTAGCATTGCGGCAGATTCAG GTTGCGGGAGTTTACGTTCGCAGACGAAACCCCGGGGTTCGATATCGAGCATGAACTACCCTGGCAGATACGACAACAACGCAAACTGCAGGTGGCAGATTATTGCTCCCATCTACCAAGTGATCATCCTAACCTTTGATCCTGGGTTCGCTTTGGAGTATGGATCCAATAACTGTAGGCTTGAATATGTTGAG ATACTTGATGTCATCGGCAACACAGAGAAATCTTTGGGGAAGTTTTGTGGAAAGAATCAGCCAGGAACCTTTAGTTCAACCAGAAACGTTATGAAG GTTCAATTCATGACCGACCACTACGAAGGGGACAGAGGATTCAGAGCAAGATACAACTTTGTCAATGGATCTGGCTGTGGGGGGCCTCAG GCATTAACTGAACCAAGAGGTTTCTTTCAATCCATGAATTATCCTGAACCTTACTCCAACAACGCTCACTGTATTTGGGATATTTATGCTGACGTTGACAAG TTGATAGAAATCCGATTCAGTGACATGCAGATTGCGCGTGATATTCGCTACCCTGGTGTTCGGTACCGACCTGGAACCTCATGCATAGATGATAGCTTACAG ATTAAAGATGTAGAGAATGGATTATACATAGCATCCATGGAACATAGATACTGTGATAGTGTGCGACCTCCGAACTTTATATCCATTTCTAATAGAGTGAGGATTGCGTTTCAAACTAATGAAGCAATTCAAGCAAAAG GTTTCTTCGCAACCTACCAAGTTATTGCTGCATCTGGCTGTGGAGGGCCAAGGGATCAAATTACACAACGAGGGTTGATACAATCAAAGAACTATCCAGAATATTATGAACCTAACCTTAGATGTGAATGGATTATTAAGACTGAACCAGAAAATGATATTCAG ATAACCTTCCATGACTTTGCATTGGAGGAACACGCCAACTGTACATTTGACATTGTATCTATATATGATGGTAAAAGTGACCAACATAGACTTGGTGCATATTGCACAACACACAACCTCAGTATTGGACCATTGACTGCACATAGTGGGGTCATGAAGATTGTCTTCAAATCAGATGATTATAACCAGGAAAG AGGGTTCAATGCAAGTTATCGTGTTGTAACTCGTACAAGACCAACAtctgcaacaacaacagcccCCACCTTACCAATGTCCACCACTACAttagaaacaacaacaactactaTTACTACTAAGA GAACTACACCCACTCTCATGTCAACAACACAAGTTGAACCagaatatgacatcacaaccacctTTGTTCCAACAACAAAGGagaagaaaattgaaaaa ACAGAACCACAAAACCCAAATGTTTTACCACGACCAGAccataatgacatcacaaaggaTGGTTCTAGTCCAACAGTCACAGAG GAAATGGGCAAATTGATCATCATAGGGTTGGCTTCTGTAGCTGGGCTGCTTATCAGTGTTATACTGACCGGTATCATATTATGTTGCCGCCAACATTTCATTACAACTACAATGAGCGCGCAGGGGTCTTTTAGAAACGCACAAAACTCTag CAATGCACAGAACTTGATGTACGATTACTCCATTGCTTCAACCAACCAAGTGGAACACGCATCATCTCATGTATCGGACTCATTTAGTCATCAG GGCACAATAAGGAGGGTCCCAAGCAGAGAAAGCAGGATTTACTTTTCCATTGAGGAATGTCCGAACAGTGGAGATGCAGGAAGACCTTCAACAAGTAAAGAAACCCCAGTTGTTAAG GCACAATATAAGAAGTATTCATCACGTCATTACCACTGCAATGATGATTCAAGCGCGGTTCCTTTTGAGAATGAAGTTGAAGAAGAAGAATATTATGATGAGGATGAAACTTATAATGTGGATAGCGGGCAGGAGGATACACTGTTTAG GCAACGACAGAGATGTGGAACAATTGAAAGAGTGAACGATAAACAAAGTGCTGAGGACAAAATGATGGTGGACAACATTCTATATGAATCAGCTGATAGCATCAACAACAAGGAATTATAA
- the LOC100178921 gene encoding uncharacterized protein LOC100178921 isoform X1: protein MRQDSSQVTSISSEDFKTEPEAAPAASGGILWRMGSGMVNMTKGAVGGTVGLGVGAVKLVASTSYVVASKTAEVGVNATKAVAGKSYDVVAGGVSTVTSRLPSVPRPSLASKKDKTE, encoded by the exons ATGAGG CAGGATTCTTCGCAAGTGACTTCTATTTCATCagaagattttaaaactgaaccTGAGG CAGCCCCAGCAGCATCTGGTGGTATATTATGGCGCATGGGAAGCGGGATGGTGAATATGACAAAGGGAGCAGTTGGTGGAACTGTGGGGTTAGGTGTTGGCGCGGTTAAGCTTGTCGCAAGCACTTCATATGTAGTAGCATCTAAG ACTGCAGAAGTGGGAGTAAATGCAACTAAAGCTGTTGCTGGTAAAAGTTACGATGTGGTAGCTGGGGGCGTGTCAACTGTGACATCAAGACTGCCATCTGTCCCAAGACCATCCTTAGCGAGCAAAAAAGACAAAACTGAATGA
- the LOC100178921 gene encoding uncharacterized protein LOC100178921 isoform X2: MRDSSQVTSISSEDFKTEPEAAPAASGGILWRMGSGMVNMTKGAVGGTVGLGVGAVKLVASTSYVVASKTAEVGVNATKAVAGKSYDVVAGGVSTVTSRLPSVPRPSLASKKDKTE; this comes from the exons ATGAGG GATTCTTCGCAAGTGACTTCTATTTCATCagaagattttaaaactgaaccTGAGG CAGCCCCAGCAGCATCTGGTGGTATATTATGGCGCATGGGAAGCGGGATGGTGAATATGACAAAGGGAGCAGTTGGTGGAACTGTGGGGTTAGGTGTTGGCGCGGTTAAGCTTGTCGCAAGCACTTCATATGTAGTAGCATCTAAG ACTGCAGAAGTGGGAGTAAATGCAACTAAAGCTGTTGCTGGTAAAAGTTACGATGTGGTAGCTGGGGGCGTGTCAACTGTGACATCAAGACTGCCATCTGTCCCAAGACCATCCTTAGCGAGCAAAAAAGACAAAACTGAATGA
- the LOC100178921 gene encoding uncharacterized protein LOC100178921 isoform X3, protein MRQDSSQVTSISSEDFKTEPEAPAASGGILWRMGSGMVNMTKGAVGGTVGLGVGAVKLVASTSYVVASKTAEVGVNATKAVAGKSYDVVAGGVSTVTSRLPSVPRPSLASKKDKTE, encoded by the exons ATGAGG CAGGATTCTTCGCAAGTGACTTCTATTTCATCagaagattttaaaactgaaccTGAGG CCCCAGCAGCATCTGGTGGTATATTATGGCGCATGGGAAGCGGGATGGTGAATATGACAAAGGGAGCAGTTGGTGGAACTGTGGGGTTAGGTGTTGGCGCGGTTAAGCTTGTCGCAAGCACTTCATATGTAGTAGCATCTAAG ACTGCAGAAGTGGGAGTAAATGCAACTAAAGCTGTTGCTGGTAAAAGTTACGATGTGGTAGCTGGGGGCGTGTCAACTGTGACATCAAGACTGCCATCTGTCCCAAGACCATCCTTAGCGAGCAAAAAAGACAAAACTGAATGA
- the LOC100178921 gene encoding uncharacterized protein LOC100178921 isoform X4, translating into MRDSSQVTSISSEDFKTEPEAPAASGGILWRMGSGMVNMTKGAVGGTVGLGVGAVKLVASTSYVVASKTAEVGVNATKAVAGKSYDVVAGGVSTVTSRLPSVPRPSLASKKDKTE; encoded by the exons ATGAGG GATTCTTCGCAAGTGACTTCTATTTCATCagaagattttaaaactgaaccTGAGG CCCCAGCAGCATCTGGTGGTATATTATGGCGCATGGGAAGCGGGATGGTGAATATGACAAAGGGAGCAGTTGGTGGAACTGTGGGGTTAGGTGTTGGCGCGGTTAAGCTTGTCGCAAGCACTTCATATGTAGTAGCATCTAAG ACTGCAGAAGTGGGAGTAAATGCAACTAAAGCTGTTGCTGGTAAAAGTTACGATGTGGTAGCTGGGGGCGTGTCAACTGTGACATCAAGACTGCCATCTGTCCCAAGACCATCCTTAGCGAGCAAAAAAGACAAAACTGAATGA
- the LOC104265581 gene encoding major antigen-like, producing MPSHLGHGMNVPYLDRSPKAQTDYHTVTNLPFEIKPKVTFRYEIMNRPTSVNLPFLLKSKEAKSPRSSVMGFTSNDKEMQDQEFKQSGIEYAKFLKEHERTLGPVGFLDSKRYTHTFNVKSAASSPRTNIGMKSDKEPATVVALTNRIAADQKEFDKRMKVIEDHMWQHKQEERGLKRVEGDVTKKKRGVLRMMREFENSMSKKMLEEEKRLNESIEHTKKIRAEAVHAKEEGRKRKITKTHSDLQQTKDKLRKNVLLVTDAERQYRAKLTELELRKDQMQKLTREFEDRLKRKETERYNLAKELSNLAIQMNMESMKGRIADAEFKRQDRVQAQKYINDDKAHQAELDKKIRRSESVYRSSENRRRQASAHLSDRKAHLSERSREGDRRVTDNRNLVEGNIAAQKKLQEAAEAAELDKRKKEYQRNVQAHVVRKQVALRKVQTARQKSAQERTENWEKVFDQNHREFVRKRNDDLLRTFTRIVQRDNEIDHQLYQKCRQHEYGRKSQEQSVRKLEEQFVKSRGKNAGKVREAIKEADEKENRLKKKLTTAQAQLIQAQNQRSTAEWMLRKYRGAAKETELVQNELMRENKRLLKIGSRTDTYLEQQAVPAL from the coding sequence atgccTTCCCACCTTGGGCATGGAATGAATGTTCCTTACTTGGATCGGTCACCTAAAGCACAAACAGATTACCACACAGTGACTAATCTTCCATTTGAAATCAAACCAAAAGTTACTTTTCGATATGAAATAATGAACAGGCCCACTAGTGTTAACTTACCATTTCtattaaaatcaaaagaaGCGAAAAGTCCGAGATCTTCAGTAATGGGGTTCACATCGAATGATAAAGAAATGCAGGACCAGGAATTCAAGCAAAGTGGAATCGAATACGCAAAGTTTTTAAAGGAACATGAAAGAACACTTGGACCTGTTGGGTTCCTAGATTCGAAACGGTACACGCAcacttttaatgtaaaatctGCTGCTTCTTCGCCAAGGACCAATATTGGGATGAAGAGTGATAAAGAACCAGCGACTGTTGTTGCGTTGACAAATCGGATCGCTGCAGATCAAAAGGAATTCGATAAAAGGATGAAAGTCATCGAGGATCATATGTGGCAGCATAAGCAGGAGGAAAGGGGATTGAAAAGAGTGGAAGGTGATGTCACAAAGAAGAAGAGGGGAGTACTTCGGATGATGAGAGAGTTTGAGAATTCAATGAGTAAGAAGATGCTGGAGGAAGAAAAGAGGTTGAATGAATCAATCGAGCACACTAAGAAGATAAGAGCAGAGGCGGTGCATGCTAAGGAGGAAGGGAGAAAGAGAAAGATCACTAAAACTCATTCGGATTTGCAGCAAACTAAAGATAAACTTCGGAAGAATGTTCTTCTAGTTACGGATGCAGAGCGACAATATAGAGCAAAATTAACTGAGCTTGAGCTGAGGAAAGATCAGATGCAAAAGTTGACTCGAGAGTTCGAAGATCGGCTGAAGAGGAAGGAGACGGAGAGATATAACCTTGCGAAGGAACTTTCAAACCTCGCAATCCAGATGAACATGGAATCAATGAAAGGAAGGATTGCCGATGCAGAGTTTAAGAGGCAGGATCGGGTGCAGGCTCAGAAATATATCAACGATGATAAAGCTCATCAAGCAGAGCTcgataaaaaaattaggcGATCAGAGAGCGTTTATCGATCGTCAGAAAACAGACGAAGACAAGCCAGTGCGCATTTGTCTGACAGGAAAGCTCATCTTTCGGAACGGAGCCGTGAAGGAGACAGGAGGGTTACAGATAATAGGAACTTGGTAGAGGGCAACATCGCTGCCCAGAAGAAGCTACAAGAAGCAGCGGAGGCTGCGGAGTTGGATAAGAGGAAGAAGGAATATCAGAGGAACGTGCAAGCCCATGTTGTGAGGAAGCAAGTCGCGCTGAGGAAAGTTCAAACTGCGAGGCAAAAGTCGGCGCAAGAAAGGACAGAGAATTGGGAGAAAGTGTTTGATCAGAATCACCGCGAGTTCGTAAGAAAGAGGAATGATGATCTCCTCCGCACTTTTACGAGGATCGTCCAACGTGATAATGAGATTGACCATCAGCTTTATCAGAAGTGTCGGCAGCATGAGTATGGCAGGAAGAGCCAGGAGCAATCGGTGAGGAAATTGGAGGAACAGTTTGTGAAAAGTCGGGGAAAAAATGCTGGGAAGGTGAGGGAAGCGATCAAAGAAGCTGATGAGAAAGAAAACAGGCTTAAGAAGAAGTTGACTACGGCTCAAGCCCAACTTATTCAAGCTCAGAACCAACGTAGCACAGCTGAGTGGATGTTGAGAAAATACAGAGGAGCAGCAAAAGAGACGGAGTTGGTACAGAATGAGCTGATGCGGGAAAATAAACGACTCCTGAAGATCGGATCACGAACTGATACTTACCTTGAACAACAAGCAGTCCCTGCCTTGTAA